The following coding sequences lie in one Gadus morhua chromosome 20, gadMor3.0, whole genome shotgun sequence genomic window:
- the ppig gene encoding peptidyl-prolyl cis-trans isomerase G — MGIKVRPRCFFDVGISNINVGRIVVELFSEVCPKTTENFRCLCTGEKGIGKGTQKPLHYKGCVFHRIVKDFMIQGGDFSEGNGRGGESIYGGFFEDESFTMKHNKEYLLSMANRGKDTNGSQFFITTKPSPHLDGVHVVFGQVISGQEVIQTMERQKTDASSKPYSEVKIMNCGELIPKTRVKPGEKKKKEKAHSEASDSSSSSDSSSEPSSESEESEKESKRRKKKVKKQKKKKQKKAKKERSEAGSADEKEQDLQLSSVRPEEIPEVPQNRFLMRKSPQAAQNEDAGQNPRQREERPRERPFNAQSAYHRGLVTTRSGRKIKGRGPRRYRTPSRSRSRDRFRRSETPPHWRQEMQRQRMRATSGERWIKGDKGDMEEAAKEEAAKATRAEKKDSDDKPAEKEKRGRSHRSRSKDKEKKDEDKSSRHKAKKRGGSRSRSKSVDKSVDKSVDKSVEKGVEKGRDKSVEKGGDKGRDKSIDKGADKSGDEVRKSGDKRRRSKSKEKERDHKPDRRGRSRSKDAAVTKEKETESDHSKERSKRAESEKKPKDDPKGRNGEKPQEEKGRNGDKREKERAESQSKDRTSGKEGPKSHSRSRDRGDRGDRGARRASSRDRGERRDRERPSEGSRRSQERRRQRSRDDKRRGSPRNRDRTRSPDRAKARDSHRGGRRSRSRSNDRQARRKDKESGPAPRRGSRGRHHHSSSSSSDSDQDDKTKGRKSPEDKKKSPPRESPPKAKEPAGSPARNRGNRGREGTRDKKDSSGSSNDDSD, encoded by the exons ATGGGCATCAAGGTGCGTCCTCGGTGCTTCTTCGACGTTGGAATCAGCAACATTAATG TTGGTCGAATTGTGGTGGAGTTGTTCTCAGAGGTTTGCCCCAAGACAACTGAAAACTTCAGGTGTCTCTGTACAG GTGAGAAAGGCATTGGTAAAGGAACTCAGAAACCTCTTCATTACAAAGGATGCGTGTTCCACCGAATCGTGAAGGACTTCATGATCCAGGGTGGGGACTTCAGCGAAG GGAATGGAAGAGGGGGTGAATCCATCTATGGTGGCTTCTTTGAAG ATGAGAGCTTTACCATGAAACACAATAAGGAATACCTTCTGTCCATGGCGAACAGGGGCAAGGACACCAACGGATCTCAGTTCTTTAT TACCACCAAACCTTCGCCACATCTGGACGG AGTCCACGTGGTTTTCGGACAAGTAATATCTGGCCAAGAGGTCATTCAAACCATGGAGAGGCAGAAGACAGACGCCAGCAGTAAACCATATTCCGAGGTCAAGATTATGAACTGCGGAGAGCTCATCCCTAAGACAAGAG TGAAGCCAGgcgagaagaagaaaaaggagaaggCGCATTCTGAGGCCAGCGACAGCTCCAGCTCCTCAGACAGCTCCTCAGAGCCTTCCTCGGAGTCGGAGGAGTCCGAAAAAGAATCCAAGAGGCggaagaagaaggtgaaaaagcagaagaagaagaagcaaaaGAAGGCGAAGAAAGAGAG GTCCGAGGCCGGAAGTGCGGACGAAAAAGAGCAAGACCTGCAGTTGTCCTCAGTCCGACCCGAAGAGATCCCAGAGGTCCCTCAGAACAGATTCCTCATGCGCAAAAGTCCCCAGGCCGCCCAGAACGAGGACGCTGGACAGAACCCCAGGCAGCGGGAGGAACGGCCGAGGGAAAG GCCGTTTAATGCCCAGTCTGCATATCACAGAGGACTAGTGACGACCCGGTCCGGCAGGAAGATTAAAGGGAGAGGTCCACGG CGCTATCGCACTCCCTCCCGCTCACGATCACGAGACCGTTTCCGCCGCAGCGAGACGCCGCCCCACTGGCGGCAGGAAATGCAGCGGCAAAGGATGAGGGCAACGAGTGGAGAGCGCTGGATTAAGGGGGACAA AGGTGACATGGAGGAGGCCGCGAAGGAGGAGGCCGCTAAAGCGACTCGGGCAGAGAAGAAGGACTCTGACGACAAGCCGGCAGAGAAGGAGAAGCGTGGTCGCTCCCACCGGTCCCGGAGCAAGGACAAGGAGAAGAAGGACGAAGACAAAAGCAGCAGACACAAGGCCAAGAAAAGGGGCGGCTCGCGCAGCCGCAGCAAGAGCGTAGACAAGAGCGTAGACAAGAGCGTAGACAAGAGCGTAGAAAAGGGCGTAGAAAAGGGTAGGGACAAGAGTGTAGAaaagggaggagacaaaggTAGGGACAAGAGCATAGACAAGGGTGCTGACAAGAGCGGAGACGAGGTGCGTAAAAGCGGAGACAAGAGGAGACGGTCAAAGAGCAAAGAGAAGGAGCGGGACCACAAGCCCGACCGCCGAGGCCGCTCCCGGAGCAAAGACGCGGCCGTGACCAAGGAGAAGGAAACGGAGTCCGACCACAGCAAGGAGAGGAGCAAGCGCGCCGAGTCCGAGAAGAAGCCGAAAGACGACCCGAAGGGAAGGAACGGCGAGAAGCCGCAGGAAGAGAAGGGCCGAAACGGGGACaagcgggagaaggagagggccgAGTCCCAGAGCAAGGACAGGACGAGCGGCAAGGAGGGCCCCAAGTCCCACAGCAGGAGCCGGGACAGAGGGGACCGTGGGGACCGCGGGGCTAGGCGGGCGTCCTCGAGGGACAGGGGCGAGagaagggacagggagaggccCAGCGAGGGCAGCCGGAGGAGCCAGGAGAGACGCCGGCAGCGCTCCAGGGATGACAAGCGGCGAGGGTCGCCCAGGAACCGGGACCGCACCAGGAGCCCCGACCGGGCCAAGGCCAGAGACTCTCACAGGGGCGGACGGCGCTCCCGGAGCCGGAGCAACGACCGGCAGGCGCGCAGGAAGGATAAGGAGAGCGGGCCGGCCCCGAGACGGGGATCCAGGGGCCGGCAccaccacagcagcagcagcagctccgacAGCGACCAGGACGACAAGACCAAGGGCCGGAAGAGCCCAGAGGACAAGAAGAAAAGCCCCCCGAGGGAGTCCCCTCCTAAAGCCAAAGAGCCGGCCGGAAGCCCTGCGAGGAACCGCGGCAACCGAGGACGAGAAGGGACCCGCGACAAGAAGGACAGCTCCGGGTCGAGTAACGACGACAGCGACTAG